The following proteins are co-located in the Solea solea chromosome 21, fSolSol10.1, whole genome shotgun sequence genome:
- the LOC131449078 gene encoding tripartite motif-containing protein 16-like, giving the protein MAQQTNPLEREQFCCSICLDLLKDPGSLHCGHSYCMNCIKNHWDKEDEKRIYSCPQCRKTFTPRPELMKNTMLADLVEELKKTGLHAAPADHCYAGAEDVACDVCTGRKRKALKSCMFCLVSYCEEHLQPHYQSPAFKKHKLVEPSKNLQENICPRHDEVMKMFCRTDQQCICYLCSVDEHKEHDTVTAAAESTQKQRELDLSVEEIQQRLQDIDKDMKVLQQEVEALTRSADKAVKDTNKTFTEMMRLLQKRNSDVEQQIRSKLETEVRRVRDLQEKLQQEITELKKREAELKQLSLTHDHNQFLLTYCSLSALSPSTHSSTINVRPLRHFEDVTAAVAKVRGQLQDFLTETWTNISLAVTRVDVLLTDPEPKTRAEFLRYSQEITLDPNTADTQLLLSQGNRKVSFMKNQFHFAHTDRFTGNYPQILSKESLTGRCYWEVEWTGKEVCVAVTYKNISRSGDECRFGYNDKSWSLYYWRNNCEFVHNSIQTHVSDNLSSRVGVYLDHRAGLLSFYSISDTMTLLHRVQTTFTQPLYAGVQFYPRSVGTATEFCKLK; this is encoded by the coding sequence ATGGCGCAGCAAACAAATCCGCTGGAGCGAGAGCAATTCTGCTGTTCGATCTGTTTGGATCTTCTGAAGGATCCAGGGAGTCTTCACTGTGGACACAGCTACTGTATGAACTGCATCAAAAACCACTGGGACAAAGAGGATGAGAAGAGGATctacagctgccctcagtgtaGAAAGACCTTCACACCGAGGCCTGAACTGATGAAAAACACCATGTTAGCAGATTTAGTGGAGGAACTGAAGAAGACTGGACTCCACGCTGCTCCTGCTGatcactgctatgctggagctgaagatgtggcctgtgacgtctgcactggcaggaaacgtaaagctctcaagtcctgtatgttttgtttggtctcttactgtgaggaacatctccagcctcattatcaatcacctgcatttaagaaacacaagctgGTGGAGCCCTCCAAGAACCTCCAGGAGAACATCTGCCCTCGTCACgatgaggtgatgaagatgttctgccgcactgatcagcagtgtatctgttatctctgctctgtggacgaACATAAAGAACACGACACggtcacagctgcagcagaaagcacacagaagcagagagagctggatcTGAGTGTAGAAGAAatccagcagagactccaggACATAGACAAAGACATGAAGGTGCTTCAACAGGAGGTGGAGGCTCTCACTCGCTCTGCTGATAAAGCCGTGAAGGACACTAACAAGACCTTCACTGAGATGATGCGTCTCCTGCAGAAAAGAAACTCTGACGTGGagcagcagatcagatccaagctggaaactgaagtgagACGAGTCAGAGATCTTCAGGAGAAGCTACAGCAGGAGatcactgagctgaagaagagagaagctgaactgaagcagctctcactcacacacgaccACAACCAGTTTCTCCTCACCTACTGCTCACTGTCAGCACTCAGTCCATCGACACACTCGTCCACCATCAACGTCCGTCCTCTGAGACACTTTGAGGACGTGACAGCGGCTGtggcaaaggtcagaggtcaactgcAGGACTTCCTCACTGAGACGTGGACAAACATCTCACTGGCTGTGACTCGAGTAGATGTTTTACTGACAGATCCAGAGCcaaagaccagagctgaattcctcagatattcacaggaaatcacactggatccaaacacagctgacacacagctgttattatctcagggaaacagaaaagtgtcaTTCATGAAAAATCAGTTTCATTTtgctcacacagacagattcactGGTAATTATCCTCAGATCCTGAGTAAAGAGAGTCTGACTGGAcgttgttactgggaggtggagTGGACAGGAAAAGAAGTTTGTGTAGCAGTGACGTACAAGAACATCAGCAGATCAGGAGATGAATGTAGATTTGGATACAATGACAAATCTTGGAGTTTATATTATTGGAGAAACAATTGTGAGTTTGTTCACAACAGTATCCAGACTCACGTCTCAGATAATTTGTCCTCCAGAGTAGGAGTTTACCTGGACCACAGAGCAGgtcttctgtccttctacagcatctctgacaccatgactctcctccacagagtccagaccacgtTCACTCAGCCTCTCTATGCTGGAGTCCAGTTTTATCCTCGTTCCGTAGGCACAGCTACAGAGTTCTGTAAACTCAAATAG
- the LOC131448115 gene encoding tripartite motif-containing protein 16-like, producing MAQQTNPLEREQFCCSICLDLLKDPGSLHCGHSYCMNCIKNHWDKEDEKRIYSCPQCRKTFTPRPELMKNTMLADLVEELKKTGLHAAPADHCYAGAEDVACDVCTGRKRKALKSCMFCLVSYCEEHLQPHYQSPAFKKHKLVEPSKNLQQNICPRHDEVMKMFCHTDQQCICYLCSDEHKDHDTVTAAAERTQKQRELDLSVEEIQQRLQDIDKDMKVLQQEVEALTLSADKAAKDTNKTFTEMMRLLQKRNSDVEQQIRYKLDTEVSRVKDLQEKLQQEIPELKKREAELKQLSLTHDNNQFLLNYCSLSALSPSTHSSTIDVRPLGHFEDVTAAVAKVRGQLQDFLIEMWLSLAVTRVDVLLTDPEPKTRAEFLRYSQEITLDPNTAHTQLLLSQGNRKVSFMKNQFHFPHTDSFTDNYAQVLSKESLTGRCYWEVEWTGKDVGVAVTYKNISRSGDKCTFGYNDKSWSLLYYMMIGCVFVHDSIQTYVSGDLSSRVGVYLDHRAGLLSFYSISDTMTLLHRVQTTFTQPLYAGVQFYPRFGFTAEFCKLK from the coding sequence ATGGCGCAGCAAACAAATCCGCTGGAGCGAGAGCAATTCTGCTGTTCAATCTGTTTGGATCTTCTGAAGGATCCAGGGAGTCTTCACTGTGGACACAGCTACTGTATGAACTGCATCAAAAACCACTGGGACAAAGAGGATGAGAAGAGGATctacagctgccctcagtgtaGAAAGACCTTCACACCGAGGCCTGAACTGATGAAAAACACCATGTTAGCAGATTTAGTGGAGGAACTGAAGAAGACTGGACTCCACGCTGCTCCTGCTGatcactgctatgctggagctgaagatgtggcctgtgacgtctgcactggcaggaaacgtaaagctctcaagtcctgtatgttttgtttggtctcttactgtgaggaacatctccagcctcattatcaatcacctgcatttaagaaacacaagctgGTGGAGCCCTCCAAGAACCTCCAGCAGAACATCTGCCCTCGTCACgatgaggtgatgaagatgttctGCCATACTGATCAGCAGTGTATCTGTTATCTCTGCTCTGACGAGCATAAAGACCACGACACggtcacagctgcagcagagaggacgcagaagcagagagagctggatcTGAGTGTAGAAGAAatccagcagagactccaggACATAGACAAAGACATGAAGGTGCTTCAACAGGAGGTGGaggctctcactctctctgctgataaagCCGCGAAGGACACCAACAAGACCTTCACTGAGATGATGCGTCTCCTGCAGAAAAGAAACTCTGACGTGGAGCAGCAGATCAGATACAAGCTGGATACTGAAGTGAGTCGTGTCAAAGACCTTCAGGAGAAGCTTCAGCAGGAGATCCctgagctgaagaagagagaagctgaactgaagcagctctcactcacacacgacaACAACCAGTTTCTCCTCAACTACTGCTCACTGTCAGCACTCAGTCCATCGACACACTCGTCCACCATCGACGTCCGTCCTCTGGGACACTTTGAGGACGTGACAGCGGCTGtggcaaaggtcagaggtcaactgcAGGACTTCCTGATCGAGATGTGGCTCTCACTGGCTGTGACTCGAGTAGATGTTTTACTGACAGATCCAGAGCcaaagaccagagctgaattcctcagatattcacaggaaatcacactggatccaaacacagctcacacacagctgttattatctcagggaaacagaaaagtgtcaTTCATGAAAAATCAGTTTCATTTTCCTCACACAGACAGCTTCACTGATAATTATGCTCAGGTCCTGAGTAAAGAGAGTCTGACTGGAcgttgttactgggaggtggagTGGACAGGAAAAGACGTTGGTGTAGCAGTGACGTACAAGAACATCAGCAGATCAGGAGATAAATGCACATTTGGATACAATGACAAATCTTGgagtttattatattatatgatgataggttgtgtgtttgttcacgACAGTATCCAGACTTACGTCTCAGGTGATTTGTCCTCCAGAGTAGGAGTTTACCTGGACCACAGAGCAGgtcttctgtccttctacagcatctctgacaccatgactctcctccacagagtccagaccacgtTCACTCAGCCTCTCTATGCTGGAGTCCAGTTTTATCCTCGTTTTGGATTTACAGCTGAGTTCTGTAAACTCAAATAG